The following are encoded together in the Plasmodium knowlesi strain H genome assembly, chromosome: 8 genome:
- a CDS encoding zinc finger (CCCH type) protein, putative: MNKSAEKNSNRRMNQPADIKYQFTKTKICKHFLENRCMNKDNCNYAHVLEELRPLPNLENTKLCKSVKKKIPCCNPNCKYAHKIEKLQPSTDLATYKTTLCYFWRKKKCMNQDKCRFAHGIEEIRPLRISNEGKTETEFPALSDVHSSLGIQHHHQGNPTARRTNGEIISPGKKWGRKWGRNGGKMWRKDASRSGNMRQSKTWNEDIGNMWEARRDILRGNHGINLLEESSDSIWSNERALNGTTDRTNMPDDERTNQRYDFLFEEESVPDILSNIHLFENIPVMENGLFKLNDNFLNICNGVNLDIDALYTPPGKNYSSDYAKKESEENNIGENSILDMNFLNLDYLNDEDEVSEHELFRGNGLDINLQNHQTLNMTVNHDSYMNGSYDAKMWSEEEMVNRNYGISEGRHPEITQSSNNNVFSDTSRNACENIRVKDSSGNNQQKKDRNDGTISNESNIFNSESIEDLFSFGATSSEQLFSDSEFFAKWCKSMEDTDSKNFNNLCLF; encoded by the coding sequence ATGAATAAAtcggcagaaaaaaatagtaaccGCAGGATGAACCAGCCAGCTGACATAAAATACCAATTTACGAAAACGAAAATTTGTAAACACTTCCTAGAAAACAGATGTATGAATAAAGACAACTGCAACTATGCTCATGTGCTGGAAGAATTAAGACCTCTACCCAACTTAGAAAATACGAAATTGTGCAAAAgcgttaagaaaaaaattccttgcTGTAACCCTAACTGTAAATATGCCCACAAAATTGAGAAGTTGCAACCAAGTACTGATCTGGCTACCTACAAAACTACTCTTTGTTATTtttggagaaagaaaaaatgtatgaatcAGGATAAGTGCAGATTTGCTCATGGTATTGAAGAAATTAGACCTTTACGGATatcaaatgaaggaaaaacagaaacgGAATTTCCTGCCCTTTCTGATGTTCATTCAAGTTTAGGAATACAACACCACCACCAGGGCAATCCAACGGCCAGACGAACAAATGGGGAGATCATTTCTCCTGGCAAAAAATGGGGCAGAAAGTGGGGTCGTAACGGGGGCAAAATGTGGAGAAAAGATGCAAGTAGAAGTGGGAACATGCGTCAAAGCAAAACGTGGAACGAAGATATCGGCAATATGTGGGAAGCCCGTAGAGATATACTGAGGGGAAACCATGGAATCAACCTATTGGAAGAGTCGAGTGACAGTATATGGAGCAACGAGCGAGCCCTTAATGGAACCACTGACCGCACAAATATGCCAGATGACGAACGAACCAACCAAAGATACGACTTCCTATTCGAAGAAGAAAGTGTTCCAGATATCCTGTCCAACATACACCTATTCGAGAACATCCCAGTGATGGAAAATGGTTTATTCAAACTGAATGATAATTTTCtaaatatatgtaatggAGTCAACTTGGACATCGACGCGCTTTACACACCcccaggaaaaaattattctagCGACTACGCGAAGAAAGAATCGGAAGAGAACAACATTGGGGAAAATTCCATTTTAGatatgaattttttgaaCTTGGATTATCTTAACGATGAGGATGAAGTTTCAGAACATGAATTATTCAGGGGGAATGGTCTTGACATTAATCTGCAGAACCATCAGACCCTAAATATGACAGTAAATCACGACTCCTATATGAATGGAAGTTATGACGCAAAAATGTGGAGTGAGGAGGAGATGGTTAACAGAAACTATGGAATAAGTGAAGGGAGACATCCCGAAATAACGCAAAGTAGCAATAATAATGTGTTTTCAGATACAAGTCGAAATGCATGCGAAAATATACGTGTCAAAGATTCGAGTGGGAATAACCAACAAAAGAAGGATAGAAATGACGGAACAATTTCCAACGAATCTAATATCTTCAATTCGGAATCGATCGAAGACTTGTTTTCATTTGGTGCTACTTCCTCCGAGCAACTGTTCAGCGACTCTGAATTTTTTGCTAAATGGTGTAAAAGTATGGAAGATACAGAttcgaaaaattttaataacTTATGTTTATTCTAG
- a CDS encoding tubulin beta chain, fragment — protein MREIVHIQAGQCGNQIGAKFWEVISDEHGIDPSGTYRGDSDLQLERVDVFYNEATGGRYVPRAILMDLEPGTMDSVRAGPFGQLFRPDNFVFGQTGAGNNWAKGHYTEGAELIDAVLDVVRKEAEGCDCLQGFQITHSLGGGTGSGMGTLLISKIREEYPDRIMETFSVFPSPKVSDTVVEPYNATLSVHQLVENADEVQVIDNEALYDICFRTLKLTTPTYGDLNHLVSAAMSGVTCSLRFPGQLNSDLRKLAVNLIPFPRLHFFMIGFAPLTSRGSQQYRALTVPELTQQMFDAKNMMCASDPRHGRYLTACAMFRGRMSTKEVDEQMLSVQNKNSSYFVEWIPHNTKSSVCDIPPKGLKMAVTFVGNSTAIQEMFKRVSDQFTAMFRRKAFLHWYTGEGMDEMEFTEAESNMNDLVSEYQQYQDATAEEEGEFEEEEGDVEA, from the exons atgagagaaaTCGTTCACATCCAAGCCGGCCAGTGTGGTAATCAGATAGGTGCAAAATTTTGGGAAGTCATATCCGACGAGCATGGCATAGATCCA AGTGGTACCTACAGAGGTGACAGTGACTTACAGTTAGAAAGAGTTGATGTGTTTTACAATGAAGCAACCGGTGGAAGGTACGTGCCCAGGGCCATTTTAATGGATCTGGAACCAGGAACTATGGACAGTGTTCGAGCTGGACCCTTCGGTCAATTATTCAGACCTGACAATTTTGTATTTGGACAAACAGGAGCTGGAAATAACTGGGCCAAGGGACACTACACAGAAGGTGCCGAATTAATAGATGCAGTTTTGGACGTAGTTCGaaaagaagcagaaggaTGTGATTGTCTACAAGGATTTCAAATTACTCATTCTTTAGGTGGAGGTACAGGTAGTGGTATGGGAACCTTGCTGATTAGTAAAATTAGGGAAGAATATCCAGACCGTATTATGGAAACCTTTTCAGTATTCCCTTCCCCAAAAGTATCAGACACCGTTGTTGAGCCATACAATGCAACTCTGTCCGTCCACCAATTGGTTGAAAATGCTGATGAAGTACAAGTTATAGATAATGAGGCCTTGTATGACATTTGTTTCAGAACATTGAAGCTTACTACTCCAACTTATGGTGACTTAAATCACTTAGTTTCTGCGGCCATGTCAGGAGTTACATGTTCCTTAAGATTCCCCGGTCAGTTAAATTCTGATTTGAGAAAATTAGCTGTGAACTTAATTCCCTTCCCACGTCTCCACTTTTTTATGATTGGTTTTGCACCACTGACAAGCAGAGGCAGTCAACAATACAGGGCTCTAACAGTACCAGAGTTAACGCAACAGATGTTCGATGCGAAGAATATGATGTGTGCAAGTGACCCAAGACACGGAAGATACTTAACTGCCTGCGCCATGTTTAGAGGACGAATGTCAACTAAGGAGGTAGACGAGCAGATGCTGAGCGTCCAGAACAAGAACTCCTCCTACTTCGTCGAATGGATTCCCCACAACACCAA GTCCAGCGTTTGTGACATTCCACCAAAGGGATTGAAAATGGCAGTCACCTTCGTAGGAAACTCCACAGCCATCCAGGAAATGTTCAAGAGAGTGTCAGATCAATTTACGGCTATGTTCAGAAGAAAGGCATTTTTACACTGGTACACGGGAGAGGGAATGGACGAAATGGAATTCACAGAAGCAGAATCCAACATGAACGATTTGGTTTCTGAGTATCAGCAATACCAGGATGCAACGGctgaagaggaaggagaatttgaggaagaagaaggagatgtCGAAGCTTAG
- a CDS encoding KIR protein encodes ENMSGSSVKRELHCGENSRFVGTQEGSVAARIEGDHSNEKNAADGVAPVWCCISGAYTEKIKGDGGCDLLYYVVGSILHRKLTNKESFDSIMKEVHEILEPFLSKMNCKDLPSNNGKKLFELMEKLSYYNLDPRNVWKEKGGSKEVSCGGCANYLEELAEALREVDEYCKDTLNKDECEGIERGENHQGNPGYVAQLIDDFIPKPEGAAITEDGMQGKCSIKLPSELEHGEFGHLRNQCEGGNGYSPGLMKEMLRKILDGYRSPWNSANQIIRGACYAHRTEGGMETDDNRCIPLYYYIGSVISTVPSSVYEFASLMKATYNKLKNLNVGINEVCTNIYEHDNIDKTTFDNMKLIYDYTRDYKIIKQYAQIPEGGESSCIKHYSSYLEKVISAYKNMSAKCPPEGEDKKININKQWCRNFKDMAQKHSLQELQELRCSLNPTSECPTTNSTAAITGSAVGGTLFTLGLPLAAFLSYKYDLLPSGVRKFFFSGRNGTRMRRTAFGPNSDAEMENFTEYYTENNSTTIDPTEYSTVAGSSSNLTTTSTEDSSTLYDEDGPSRSPPLPRKKRGGGNNRRGQNISYHSMER; translated from the exons GAAAATATGAGTGGAAGTAGTGTTAAGAGAGAACTCCATTGTGGGGAAAACAGTAGATTTGTAGGCACCCAGGAAGGATCAGTGGCAGCAAGAATAGAGGGTGATCACTCAAATGAGAAGAATGCAGCGGATGGTGTTGCCCCCGTGTGGTGTTGCATATCGGGTGCCTATACTGAGAAAATTAAAGGGGATGGAGGTTGTGATTTACTATATTATGTAGTGGGGAGCATATTACATAGGAAATTAACGAATAAAGAATCATTTGATAGTATTATGAAGGAAGTGCATGAAATACTGGAACCATTTCTGAGTAAGATGAACTGTAAAGATTTGCCAAGTAACAATGGGAAGAAATTGTTCGAgttaatggaaaaattgtccTACTATAATTTGGATCCGAGGAATgtatggaaagaaaaagggggttcCAAGGAAGTAAGTTGTGGGGGATGTGCTAATTATTTAGAGGAACTTGCCGAAGCACTTAGAGAGGTAGATGAATATTGTAAGGACACGTTGAATAAGGACGAGTGTGAGGGAATTGAGCGGGGAGAAAATCATCAGGGGAATCCTGGGTATGTGGCACAGTTGATAGATGACTTCATTCCGAAACCTGAAGGTGCAGCAATCACCGAAGATGGGATGCAG GGGAAGTGTTCGATTAAATTACCGTCAGAACTAGAACATGGGGAATTCGGTCATTTGAGAAATCAGTGTGAAGGTGGTAACGGATATTCTCCCGGattaatgaaggaaatgTTAAGGAAAATACTAGATGGATATAGATCTCCTTGGAACAGTGCCAATCAAATTATAAGGGGTGCATGTTATGCACATAGAACGGAGGGGGGCATGGAGACGGACGATAACCGCTGCATTCCcctatattattatataggAAGTGTAATATCTACCGTACCTTCCAGTGTCTATGAATTCGCTTCACTTATGAAGGCGACGTACAATAAATTGAAGAACTTGAATGTTGGTATTAATGAGGTCTGCACTAATATATACGAACACGACAACATTGACAAAACCACCTTCGATAACATGAAATTAATATATGATTATACCAGGGactataaaattataaaacaaTATGCGCAAATTCCCGAGGGCGGTGAATCTTCATGTATTAAACACTATTCCAGTTATTTGGAAAAAGTTATTTCAGCCTACAAAAATATGAGCGCAAAATGCCCACCAGAgggggaagataaaaagatTAATATTAATAAACAATGGTGTCGAAATTTTAAGGACATGGCCCAAAAACATAGTCTTCAGGAACTGCAAGAATTAAGATGCTCCTTGAATCCTACATCCGAATGTCCAACCACAAACAGTACCGCCGCAATCACCGGCTCCGCCGTGGGTGGTACATTATTTACGTTAGGATTACCATTAgctgcttttctttcttacaAG TATGATCTTTTACCATCTGGAGTACGTAAATTCTTCTTTAGTGGCAGAAATGGAACCAGAATGAGAAGAACAGCATTCGGACCGAATTCTGACgcggaaatggaaaatttcacTGAATATTACACAGAGAACAACTCAACAACAATAGATCCAACAGAATATTCCACAGTAGCAGGTTCATCATCTAATTTAACAACAACTTCAACAGAGGACAGTTCTACTTTATATGATGAAGATGGACCATCGCGATCACCACCATTaccgagaaaaaaaaggggaggaggaaataatCGAAGGGGCCAAAATATTAGTTATCATAGTATGGAACGTTGA
- a CDS encoding protein GPR89, putative produces the protein MLALNENKMNIRLVCEIIAMILLHVIFYKVSIYYLLRYLDILNHSNKFNKNIFFITFLVCMSIFSLFLFELSNIVSNGTITYIWHIDICVLVCLLYIVIPVEFINTIFDSSNYKEILSPEFNSHSHIKLIKKYYIKISAIYKEQNGISKKIKKHFFLIRSIIFLSLLWLSLGKLKNMIYKKNYNYVIADDNTLDIRKYLLYSQNVELQKKNQNKFFNKTIFYLLERRKKCFNYYSTAFRRFHQYYHKGQNQGGQTEEEKISIFRKCMNRIYNLVGILCFMFLHYLMLLYKFIIGELLINICALGVTTNSIVAGISSMYFIYDYITTFVYYVHIPKLQMQIYNIEESILINFTNYMFKKEELERLQSNFDMNSKRFLYDAKKGGSPGGNILPVKNSSPLEVPEKNGAECYKEQQFPFNEELEQNSEQGIIARTRTAIMRKKKKTVKKASVLVNFTNRLKNMCTFKNSSFLNCVDSGGQVKTTDFAFLLDKQRHSKGTMKKQKRRLSTHHFEQPKSKKRSGNFSDHESTVINYFYKNINKDNVHPLKRSNSCPHSFVESRDTSSDDEPSANASEEGQMRKYASLNVMFDSELSSSKGGSPSRTGSGGDSGGDRGSDGSGNSGGDNGVCRHRDKQNIDEETNGEDTPSTHNVNNGGANKFFFKSISFPVNKFEKTKYNEKKKKMERIQFLYEMEKNFHLKNRISIDDSELKDEYSQQKDNQANNDHNMYDSCNEDMRKMQDIENYNKLKKEIENIVYTNTSMYYSLNAILSRKFEIQKNKNCLLGKINVFLNSVMFLTVIYKIIMSILNIIFIRIYIRDPFSKMIERICLFFNIKYNIAIIYGPYISLLYISYIVAINMKKFLQQIIQISTYFSFYFKLFSNMWILLISELMGLYFVTNSLLLTSYIPVNYNHIMNFVMGNNYDYNIFHLHSDYVFITSFTSTLIFCVLYMFYFYFF, from the coding sequence ATGCTTGCCCTcaacgaaaataaaatgaatataagATTGGTGTGTGAAATTATAGCCATGATTTTGCTACATGTCATATTTTACAAGGTGTCCATTTATTACTTACTGAGATATTTAGACATTTTAAATCATTCGaataaatttaataaaaacatttttttcataacctTTCTAGTTTgcatgtccattttttcccttttcctctttgaaTTATCCAACATAGTGTCCAATGGTACCATTACGTACATTTGGCACATTGATATATGTGTCCTAGTCTGCTTGTTGTATATAGTTATTCCAGTAGAGTTCATCAACACTATATTTGATTCGAGTAATTACAAAGAAATCCTGTCCCCAGAATTTAACTCCCACTCGCACAtcaaattgataaaaaaatattatataaaaataagtgcCATTTATAAGGAGCAAAATGGAattagtaaaaaaataaaaaagcatttttttctcattcgaagtatcatatttttatcattacttTGGCTAAGTTtagggaaattaaaaaatatgatttaCAAAAAGAATTACAATTATGTTATAGCAGATGATAACACGCTCGATATAAGAAAGTACCTGTTATATAGTCAGAACGTTGAGCTTCAGAAGAAAAATCAGAACAAATTCTTTAATAAGACAATTTTTTACTTACtagaaaggaggaaaaaatgcttcaATTATTACTCCACCGCATTTAGACGGTTCCATCAGTATTACCATAAGGGCCAAAACCAAGGTGGACAAACCGAGGAAGAGAAGATATCGATATTTAGAAAATGTATGAACCGTATCTATAACCTTGTAGGCATCCTCTGCTTTATGTTTCTACATTACTTAATGTTGTTGTACAAATTCATCATCGGAGAGCTACTCATAAATATCTGTGCACTTGGAGTAACGACAAATTCTATCGTCGCTGGTATATCCTCCATGTATTTTATTTACGACTATATTACCACCTTTGTGTATTATGTGCATATTCCGAAGTTACAAATGCAGATTTATAACATCGAAGAAAGTATACTAATTAACTTTACTAATTATAtgtttaaaaaggaggaactcGAAAGGTTGCAAAGTAACTTTGACATGAATTCAAAACGGTTTCTGTACGATGCGAAAAAGGGAGGATCTCCTGGGGGGAATATCCTTCCTGTTAAaaattcttctcctttggaAGTACCAGAAAAAAACGGTGCAGAGTGCTATAAGGAACAGCAGTTTCCATTCAATGAGGAACTCGAACAAAATAGTGAACAAGGAATTATTGCTCGAACTAGAACTGccataatgagaaaaaaaaaaaaaactgtgaaAAAAGCTTCCGTACTTGTGAACTTCACCAACcggttaaaaaatatgtgcacttttaaaaatagtAGCTTTTTAAACTGTGTGGATAGCGGCGGTCAGGTGAAAACCACTGATTTTGCCTTTTTGCTGGACAAGCAGAGGCACTCCAAAGGTACCatgaagaaacaaaagagaCGACTAAGTACGCACCATTTTGAGCAAccaaaaagtaaaaagagaAGTGGAAATTTCAGCGATCACGAATCGACTGTTATTAACTATTtctataaaaatataaacaaagATAATGTGCACCCTTTGAAGAGGTCAAATAGTTGCCCCCACTCCTTTGTCGAAAGTCGTGACACTTCGTCTGACGATGAACCTAGTGCAAATGCGAGTGAGGAGGGACAAATGAGGAAGTACGCCTCTCTAAATGTGATGTTTGACAGTGAACTCTCCTCCTCGAAAGGGGGAAGCCCCAGTCGCACGGGGAGTGGAGGCGACAGCGGTGGCGATAGGGGCAGTGACGGAAGCGGTAATAGCGGTGGCGATAACGGCGTGTGCAGACACAGGGATAAACAGAACATCGATGAAGAAACAAACGGGGAAGACACGCCGAGCACGCACAATGTGAACAACGGTGGCGccaataaatttttcttcaaaagcATCAGCTTCCCAGttaacaaatttgaaaaaaccAAATAcaacgaaaagaagaaaaaaatggagcgcATTCAATTTTTgtacgaaatggaaaagaatttccatttaaaaaatagaataagcATAGATGATAGCGAATTGAAGGACGAGTACAGTCAACAGAAGGACAACCAGGCAAATAATGACCACAACATGTATGACTCGTGTAATGAAGATATGCGCAAAATGCAAGACATTGAAAATTacaataaattaaaaaaagaaatagaaaatattgTGTACACAAATACAAGTATGTATTATTCCTTAAATGCAATATTAAGCAGGAAGTttgaaattcaaaaaaataagaattgCCTGCtgggaaaaattaatgtCTTTTTAAATTCGGTCATGTTTTTAACAGTCATTTATAAAATTATCATGTCCATTTTAAACATTATATTtataagaatatatataaggGATCCTTTTTCCAAGATGATTGAAAggatatgtttattttttaatataaaatataatatagcCATAATTTATGGGCCATATATATCCTTATTGTACATTTCGTACATCGTAGCAATAAacatgaagaaatttttacaaCAGATTATTCAGATATCgacttatttttccttttattttaaacttttttcaaatatgtggattttgttaatttccGAATTAATGGGCCTCTATTTTGTGACTAACTCTTTGCTCTTAACTTCTTACATTCCTGTAAATTACAATCACATTATGAATTTTGTTATGGGAAATAATTATGattataatatatttcatttgCACTCTGATTATGTTTTCATCACGTCCTTTACGTCtacgttaattttttgtgttctttacatgttttatttttattttttttaa